One stretch of Narcine bancroftii isolate sNarBan1 chromosome 8, sNarBan1.hap1, whole genome shotgun sequence DNA includes these proteins:
- the LOC138741394 gene encoding E3 ubiquitin-protein ligase TRIM63-like: MDFQPSIIRESSTMETLEKQLICPICLEMFEKPVVILPCQHNLCRKCANDIFQAANPYWQGRSTMISGGRFRCPSCRHEVILDRHGVYGLQRNLLVENIIDIYKEEGISRPLKKGNQPMCEEHEDEKINIYCITCQVPTCSMCKVFGAHKDCEVAPLQNVFQQQKMELTDGIAMLVAGNDRVNVITDQLEETCKRVEANSRHQKNRLMEQFDGLYAILEERKKDMLQSITKEQEERITRIKDLIRQYREHLAVSSKLVENAIQFMEEPGIAAFLVNAKKLLEEIIDASRTSHIPKHEDGFENMDQFAVNLELVEETLRNITFVTDEDEIEEVVETEDEEDDQANDQQ, encoded by the exons ATGGATTTCCAGCCAAGTATAATTCGAGAATCCAGCACAATGGAGACACTGGAGAAGCAACTAATCTGCCCAATTTGTCTTGAAATGTTTGAAAAGCCAGTCGTGATCCTACCCTGCCAGCACAATCTGTGCAGAAAATGTGCCAATGATATATTTCAG GCTGCTAATCCATACTGGCAGGGTCGAAGTACCATGATCTCTGGAGGAAGGTTCAGGTGTCCGTCCTGTCGACATGAAGTTATTCTGGACCGCCATGGAGTATATGGGCTCCAGCGGAACCTTCTGGTGGAGAACATTATTGACATCTACAAGGAGGAAGGCATCAG cagaCCTTTGAAAAAAGGCAACCAGCCCATGTGTGAAGAACACGAGGATGAGAAGATCAACATTTACTGCATCACGTGCCAAGTTCCCACTTGCTCAATGTGCAAGGTGTTTGGGGCTCACAAAGATTGCGAAGTAGCTCCTCTGCAGAATGTATTTCAACAACAGAAG ATGGAGCTGACTGATGGAATTGCCATGCTGGTAGCTGGCAATGACAGGGTCAATGTCATCACAGATCAATTGGAGGAGACATGCAAAAGAGTCGAG GCGAACAGTAGACATCAGAAAAACCGGCTCATGGAACAATTTGATGGTTTATATGCCATCCTGGAGGAAAGGAAAAAGGATATGCTACAATCAATTACAAAGGAACAAGAGGAAAGAATAACACGCATCAAGGATCTGATCAGACAATACAGAGAACACCTGGCAGTGTCCTCTAAGCTGGTGGAGAATGCCATCCAATTCATGGAGGAGCCTGGAATTGCTGCCTTCCTTGTT AATGCAAAGAAACTTTTAGAAGA AATCATTGATGCCTCCAGaacctcccatattccaaaacaTGAAGATGGGTTTGAGAACATGGACCAGTTCGCAGTGAATCTGGAACTGGTAGAAGAAACACTGAGAAATATAACATTTGTAACAG ATGAAGATGAAATTGAAGAAGTTGTGGAGACTGAGGATGAAGAAGATGATCAAGCCAATG